One Cotesia glomerata isolate CgM1 linkage group LG8, MPM_Cglom_v2.3, whole genome shotgun sequence genomic window carries:
- the LOC123271039 gene encoding arrestin domain-containing protein 17-like: MDKSNTESSSVAVRDRIGVDRFEVLLDDKQNIYYCGKIVTGKVFIVLNSTTEITSIKVICKGEGHVKFTNRSAGFKRKFSSQEVYLHEEIELLDTEAKIQSDDFSFNIQLPDKLPSSFEGRYGRVRYSICASLNTTNENIKLYSDTLSFTVTPIFDLNNHPLAPLPISENTAKTFMGHAEPLTVSIFLPVRGYVPGQTIPLKVNFQNSSNIDVKKLRVVLKKVVLYRSMESVRKHKEIVVEIEQPIDKNNCVYNEEFDVPAIPPSGTVCNLIDVEYKLKVEAFADINEWYYKMFYKNLKIRMDIIIGTVPLKNYEDPVDLNEDLKNAEKVTSDDQVDENQLAPCRLKYQRSRIYRSSKPDQDETDDEKDKEAQEFSPMYRVYEFKNNLNVQVP; the protein is encoded by the exons ATGGACAAGTCAAATACTGAAAGTTCAAGTGTTGCTGTAAGAGATAG GATTGGAGTCGACCGCTTTGAAGTATTGTTGgatgataaacaaaatatttattactgtGGAAAAATAGTTACTGGAAaggtttttattgttttaaattcgACCACTGAGATTACAA gtATAAAAGTTATATGTAAGGGAGAAGGACACGTCAAGTTTACAAACCGCTCAGCTGGATTCAAaaggaaattttcatctcaaGAAGTTTATTTGCATGAAGAAATTGAATTACttg ATACAGAAGCCAAAATACAAAGCgatgatttttcatttaatatacAACTGCCAGATAAATTACCATCAAGTTTCGAAGGCCGGTACGGACGCGTACGTTACTCAATATGCGCCAGTTTGAATACAACAAacgaaaatataaaactatATTCCGATACACTGTCATTTACAGTGACAcctatttttgatttaaataatcatcCCTTGGCACCG TTACCTATAAGCGAAAATACCGCTAAAACTTTTATGGGACACGCTGAGCCATTGACTGTGTCAATATTCCTTCCGGTACGTGGATACGTACCAGGTCAAACAATTccattaaaagttaattttcaaaattcgtcAAATATTGACGTTAAAAAGTTACGCGTTGTTTTAAAAAAg gTTGTTTTGTACCGTTCAATGGAGAGTGTGCGCAAGCACAAAGAAATAGTCGTTGAAATTGAACAACCAATTGATAAAAACAATTGCGTTTACAATGAAGAGTTTGATGTACCAGCAATTCCGCCTTCTGGAACCGTTTGTAACCTCATCGACGTCGAGTACAAGCTCAAAGTTGAAGCTTTTGCGGATATTAATGAGTGGTACTACAAAATGTTTTACAAGAATTTGAAAATTCGGATGGACATTATAATTGGTACTGTTCCGCTTAAGAATTATGAGGATCCCGTTGATTTGAACGAGGATTTGAAGAATGCTGAAAAGGTTACTTCAGATGATCAGGTTGATGAAAATCAGTTGGCTCCTT gTCGACTTAAATATCAAAGGAGCCGTATATACCGATCATCAAAACCCGATCAGGATGAAACAGATGATGAAAAAGACAAAGAAGCTCAAGAGTTTTCTCCAATGTACCGCGTTTAtgagttcaaaaataatttgaacgTTCAAGTCCCATAG